From Xyrauchen texanus isolate HMW12.3.18 chromosome 9, RBS_HiC_50CHRs, whole genome shotgun sequence, the proteins below share one genomic window:
- the aldh9a1b gene encoding LOW QUALITY PROTEIN: 4-trimethylaminobutyraldehyde dehydrogenase B (The sequence of the model RefSeq protein was modified relative to this genomic sequence to represent the inferred CDS: deleted 1 base in 1 codon) → MPQLSFPLAPGLRAALNWTGTRSASSGTLQIKKPLNFWCGGRVNLKDVKSKPEPVYEPATGRVMCQLQACGAAEVDIAVRSASAAFTVWSKLAGMERARVMQEVAKLIEKRREEIAELEVVNNGKSITEARLDVDSARLCIEYFAGQATTISGQHVQLPGGSFAYTRREPLGVCVGIGAWNYPFQIAAWKSAPAIACGNSMVFKPSPVTPVTAVLLAEIYSQAGAPEGLFNVVQGGVETGSWLCHHPTVAKISFTGSVPTGKKIMEMASSGLKPVTLELGGKSPLIIFEDSDLENAVRGALMANFLSQGQVCSNGTRVYVHSSILPQFMKEVVRRTKAIQIGDPLLDETRMGALVSKSHLDKVLGYVNQAKKEGARVLCGGEPFTPADTKLKDGYYMTPCVLGSCTDNMTCVREEIFGPVMSVMSFDTEEEVLQRANDSTMGLAAGVFTNDVKRAHRVIENLQAGTCFINNFNITPVEVPFGGYKASGIGRENGQVTIEHYSQLKTVIVEMGDVDSLF, encoded by the exons ATGCCCCAGCTGAGCTTTCCCCTAGCCCCAGGTCTCCGGGCAGCCCTGAACTGGACTGGGACCAGGAGTGCATCTTCAGGAACCCTTCAAATCAAAAAA CCACTGAACTTCTGGTGTGGTGGCCGAGTCAACCTTAAAGATGTGAAAAGTAAACCTGAGCCAGTTTATGAGCCTGCAACAG gtcGTGTCATGTGCCAGCTGCAAGCTTGCGGGGCAGCAGAGGTTGATATAGCTGTTAGGAGCGCCAGTGCTGCTTTCACAGTGTGGAGTAAACTGGCCGGCATGGAAAGAGCCCGAGTCATGCAAGAGGTGGCTAAACTGATTGAG aaaagaagagaagagattGCTGAGTTAGAGGTGGTCAATAATGGGAAGTCCATCACAGAAGCTCGTCTAGATGTGGACTCAGCCAGACTTTGCATTGAGTATTTTGCAGGACAAGCCACAACCATTTCAG GTCAGCATGTTCAGTTACCCGGAGGATCGTTTGCCTATACACGTCGAGAGCCGCTTGGTGTTTGTGTGGGAATAGGAGCCTGGAACTACCCATTCCAGATTGCAGCCTGGAAATCTGCCCCTGCAATTGCTTGTG GCAACTCTATGGTGTTCAAGCCATCACCGGTGACCCCAGTGACTGCAGTCCTGTTGGCTGAGATTTATTCACAGGCTGGGGCTCCAGAGGGCCTGTTTAATGTGGTGCAGGGTGGAGTAGAGACGGGATCGTGGCTGTGTCATCACCCTACTGTGGCTAAGATCTCTTTCACAGGAAGTGTGCCCACAGGCAAGAAA ATTATGGAAATGGCCTCCAGTGGGTTGAAACCAGTGACACTGGAGCTTGGTGGTAAATCTCCACTGATCATCTTTGAGGACAGTGACCTAGAAAACGCTGTTCGAGGAGCACTTATGGCCAACTTCTTGTCTCAAGGCCAG GTGTGCAGTAATGGCACAAGGGTTTATGTGCATAGCTCAATTCTTCCTCAGTTCATGAAAGAAGTAGTAAGAAGAACTAAAGCCATCCAGATAGGAGATCCTCTGCTGGATGAGACTCGTATGGGAGCTCTGGTCAGCAAATCCCACCTGGACAAGGTGTTGGGATATGTGAACCAAGCTAAAAAAGAG GGAGCCAGAGTGCTCTGTGGAGGGGAGCCCTTCACCCCTGCAGATACTAAACTAAAAGATGGATATTACATGACACCATGTGTGCTGG GCAGCTGCACAGATAACATGACGTGCGTCAGAGAGGAAATATTTGGCCCTGTGATGTCAGTAATGTCTTTTGACACAGAGGAAGAGGTTCTTCAGAGAGCCAATGACAGCACTATGGGTCTGGCTGCAGGAGTCTTTACTAA TGATGTTAAGAGAGCCCATCGTGTTATAGAAAACCTGCAGGCTGGAACTTGCTTCATCAACAACTTCAATATCACCCCTGTGGAGGTGCCATTTGGAGGATACAAGGCCTCAG GTATTGGAAGAGAAAATGGCCAGGTGACCATTGAACATTACTCTCAGTTGAAGACTGTGATTGTGGAGATGGGTGATGTGGATagtcttttttaa
- the zte38 gene encoding LOW QUALITY PROTEIN: zebrafish testis-expressed 38 (The sequence of the model RefSeq protein was modified relative to this genomic sequence to represent the inferred CDS: inserted 1 base in 1 codon), translated as MGCFDALETRYNVWLLDLQVHAHPDNSNHVIESYQFKFRYSEQGPEMDILRNENVEAKVTTNDTILLIRKLFLLMQNLEALPDAVCHSMKLYCNDDVTPPEYEPPGFKAGVYDNLWLDGTAVHFSVGYVHSRFHTMKXQSPLGKLQEGDQLSENEGVKVRAAEKVTRDCFDHNLSFEDGMYLI; from the exons ATGGGATGTTTCGATGCTTTGGAGACGAGATAT AATGTATGGCTCTTGGATTTACAGGTGCACGCACACCCAGATAACAGCAAT CATGTGATTGAGTCCTATCAGTTTAAGTTCAGGTACTCAGAGCAGGGACCGGAGATGGACATCCTGAG GAATGAGAATGTGGAAGCAAAAGTGACCACGAACGACACAATCCTCCTGATCAGGAAGCTGTTCCTCCTCATGCAGAATCTTGAGGCTCTGCCCGATGCCGTTTGCCACAGTATGAAACTCTACTGCAATGATGATG TGACACCCCCTGAATATGAGCCGCCAGGATTTAAGGCAGGTGTATATGACAATCTGTGGCTCGACGGAACTGCAGTGCACTTTAGTGTGGGTTATGTGCACTCTCGCTTCCACACCATGA CACAGAGTCCTCTAGGGAAGCTACAGGAGGGCGACCAGCTGAGTGAGAATGAAGGGGTGAAAGTCAGAGCAGCAGAAAAG GTGACCAGAGACTGCTTTGACCACAATCTGTCATTTGAGGATGGTATGTATTTGATCTAA
- the LOC127649393 gene encoding peroxiredoxin-1-like has protein sequence MAAGKAHIGKLAPDFTAKAVMPDGQFKDLNLSDYRGKYVVLFFYPLDFTFVCPTEIIAFSDAVEEFRKINCEVIGASVDSHFCHLAWINTPRKQGGLGHMNVPLVADSLRSISQDYGVLKEDEGIAYRGLFIIDDKGILRQITINDLPVGRSIDETLRLVQAFQFTDKHGEVCPAGWKPGKDTIKPDVQKSKDFFSKQN, from the exons ATGGCAGCTGGAAAAGCACATATTGGGAAACTTGCTCCAGACTTCACAGCCAAAGCTGTGATGCCAGATGGACAGTTTAAAGATCTCAACTTGTCTGACTACAGAG GGAAGTATGTAGTGTTATTCTTCTACCCACTGGACTTCACTTTTGTGTGCCCCACTGAGATCATCGCCTTCAGTGATGCCGTCGAAGAGTTCAGGAAAATCAACTGTGAGGTCATTGGTGCCTCTGTTGATTCCCACTTCTGTCATCTTGCCTG GATAAACACCCCTCGGAAGCAAGGCGGTTTAGGACATATGAATGTCCCTTTGGTGGCAGATTCCCTTCGCTCCATATCTCAAGATTATGGTGTACTTAAGGAAGATGAGGGTATTGCCTACAG AGGTCTTTTCATCATCGATGACAAAGGCATTCTGAGGCAGATAACCATCAATGACCTGCCAGTGGGCCGATCCATTGATGAAACTCTGCGCTTGGTTCAAGCATTTCAGTTCACCGACAAACATGGAGAAG TTTGCCCAGCCGGATGGAAGCCCGGAAAGGACACAATTAAGCCTGACGTCCAGAAAAGTAAAGACTTCTTCTCCAAACAAAATTAA